TGATCCGAGCTGTGAGCGCATCGATCGGCAGGAAACTTTCTCTGCAGCTTCCCCTGCTAAACGCCGCATCGTTTCACTTCCACGGCCAAACCTCTGGCGTGGATAAACACAATTGGAAATTGAAGAAGGGCGGAGCTAAACAACTCGGTGTCAAACCTTGTTGAACAGAACTCCAGGAGATTCACCGACTCGTCCTTTTCCCTTCCCGTTTCCTTTTCCAAAGCTTCCTCCTAAAATCTCACCTCTGGACGAATCTGCCTGCGTCGTCCGACTGGAACTCATTCCTGTTCCCGCTTTGGGATCCAAACTGGCTCTTGCTTTGTCCTCAGCTCCACTCCGACACGTGTTTTTACTTGCAgagcggcttttttttttttttttccccactggGGAGGAAACTAAAGGAGTTCCCGCCCGTGAGTCATCAGCCGTGCGTCGCCTAAAAACATTCCAAATAGAGGGTCTTCTCTTTCCAGAGGTGCGTCCACGGATTCGGAGTTTTCCTGGAATTATcccgttttgttttttttaaaggcttgGCAAAACACCcggagctggagggggggggaggtgggtgggggggggggctggcgtGACTGCGTTCCATCGTAACTCTTTGTTCATCAAATTGCAGGTTATATTTTTAGAAACTTTGGACGAGGCTTCCAGCTGTCTCCGATTCCTTTCTTGATCGTCGCCGTGACTACGACTCAAGTAAAACGACTTGCATCCACTGCTGGAAGTGAAGCCACTCATTAAAGAATCAGCTTTCCCACCGGTCGGgccggaaccagaaccgccTGTTCCCTGAAGTCTGCGTCTCGTGTCCGTTTgccttcttttttcccccccctctgcagCCGGAAAACCAGAATCAAAGAGCTTCAGTGTTCCTCCTGGAATAACCTCGACGTCCCCGACATGGCCGCCGCCGCGCTGGTCACGGAGAACTTCAAGTTCGCCTCGCTCTTCTTCAAGAGCAAAGACGTCATGATCTTCAACGGCCTGATCGCTTTGAGCACCGTGGCGGGACAGACCGCGTTCAACGTCTTCGCCTTCGACTGCCCCTGCTCCTCGGGGAGGAACTACCGCTACGGCCTGGCCGCCATCGGCGTTCCGGCGCTGGTGCTTTTCCTCATCGGGATAATGCTGAACAAGAGCAGCTGGGACCTGGTGTCCGAGTGCCGGATTAGGAAATGCAGGAAGTGGTCGGGAGCGGCGGTCTTTGCGCTGCTCGGGAACGTCCTGGGCCGGGCCGCGGTGGCGCCGTTGACCTGGGCGGTCATCTCCTTTCTGCAGGGCCAGGCCTACACCTGCGCCCTCAGTGAGTTTGTGAAACGCACCACACTGGAAGGCTTCCCCACAagtcaggggtcagaggtcatggcCAAATTCCCATGCCTAGACAGTGTTCCGACAGACCTGCGGAGTTTCTGGCCTGAAATTGAGCGCCGACTGAAATATGAATCTCAGGTACTGGTTCTGCCTTCGGAGGGCCGGCGGGTTCAGACGCCTGAAGTCGTTTAAATAGTTTCAAGATGAAAAACGAATGTTATAAAGCGAACCTATGATGCAGAAACAAACATTCAGTCTGTACTAGCTGCGCTGAGTGGAATTGCAGCTAACAGTCAGCAGTTAGCAGGATTTGCATGTTTTAAATTAcgtggcttttttttgttttctttcattaaggGCGTTGCGATTCCGAGTTTTGCAGGTTTTACAGGTTTTTAGCTGCAGGTGAATCCGGCGCATTAAAACACAGGATTGACTTTAACGCCTCGATTAGCTGCGACCTTGTTTTTGTGGCgcctcttttttgtttcttcactTAATTATTAATCATTAATTAAACTTACTACCCAGCTGCATGTTAAAGCAAATGTAATTTCCACCATTGTTTGTATTTCTCCATTTAAGGACAACAATCAGAGGAAAGCCTTTGATCCAGCATCATGACCTCACACCTGTCCCTTCCTttcagctgattggctggctgctGGTGGGAGGAATGGCCGTGGCCGTGTTCCTGATGATGTGCATGAAGCGCTGCTGCTCGCCGCTGGGCTACCTGCAGGAGGCCTACTGGTCCACGTACCGGCACAACGAGAAGGCTCTCTTCGACCGCACGGCCGGCGTCCACGCTCGCCTCCAGGCCGCCGACAACGTGAAGAGCTTCTTCGGCTTTGTGgcgctggagaaggaggagaaggagcagctgcaggagttcGAGTCCGCGACTTCCATCTGCAGCCTGAACTGGAACAGGGTGACGGGTGTCTACCTCTACAGGGAGAAGAACGGCCTGCCCCTCTACAGCCGGCTCAACAAGTGGGCCACATATAGGAAGGTCCTGAGCGAGGAGGACATGGACAATGAGATGGACGCCATggtttagaccaggggtgggccacaatgggttctaaaatttgacagaggggccgggccaggaacagatggatggagtgtttatgtgaactaatataaacgACATGTAAAAGCtatgacatgaaaggatttggccttttacaggtagcattacagggaaaaaggtaaaatgaatgaggtttgtaattaaatacaattttatgatataatttggacaagttcggcgggccgtattatcaAGGCTAACGGGCCgcatgtggcccccgggccttagtttgcccatggtCTGGTTTAGACCCAACTCGTGGACTCTGAGCGGATTCAGGCGAAGGACGAGCTGTGGTCCGAATCCTGACGTCAGCTGTTGCTacctctagtgtgtgtgtgtgtgtgtgtgtgtgtgtgtgtgaacatttgTGCAGCTTCATTTCCTACTGCCTGAGTGAGCAAGGGAAAATCCGGGCTTTGTGCTGGTGCCTTGAACGCATCTCCAACTCGATTGATCTCTGTTGTTTTATCTCAAAGAACAAACTGCGCTTTAATTGGTAAAAGTGACCTTCCATAGGTTAATGGAGAACCTTAATTATTTAGATCTGTTGAAGAAATATTTTTGGAAAAGCTAATGAAAC
Above is a window of Brachionichthys hirsutus isolate HB-005 chromosome 7, CSIRO-AGI_Bhir_v1, whole genome shotgun sequence DNA encoding:
- the LOC137896178 gene encoding calcium homeostasis modulator protein 2-like, whose amino-acid sequence is MAAAALVTENFKFASLFFKSKDVMIFNGLIALSTVAGQTAFNVFAFDCPCSSGRNYRYGLAAIGVPALVLFLIGIMLNKSSWDLVSECRIRKCRKWSGAAVFALLGNVLGRAAVAPLTWAVISFLQGQAYTCALSEFVKRTTLEGFPTSQGSEVMAKFPCLDSVPTDLRSFWPEIERRLKYESQLIGWLLVGGMAVAVFLMMCMKRCCSPLGYLQEAYWSTYRHNEKALFDRTAGVHARLQAADNVKSFFGFVALEKEEKEQLQEFESATSICSLNWNRVTGVYLYREKNGLPLYSRLNKWATYRKVLSEEDMDNEMDAMV